Proteins found in one Corynebacterium canis genomic segment:
- the atpB gene encoding F0F1 ATP synthase subunit A, with product MRGEFHAPSLEHEFFPDALWFADVANGWFTIDRLMFVRLLMAVLVALFFLVAMRSPKLVPSGLQNVAEIALDFVRVHIAEEILGKKEGRRFLPVLATMFFLVFAMNLPSVIPGLNVSPNARVGMPLALAIFGYLTFIYAGTKRYGFFKYVKSSVVIPNLPPALHLLVVPLEFFSTFIMRPATLTLRLMANMLAGHIILVLLFSATNFFFWQLNGWTALSGVTIIAAVAFTLFELLVIFLQAYIFSLLSAVYIELSLHADEH from the coding sequence ATGCGGGGTGAGTTCCACGCACCCTCCCTGGAACACGAATTTTTCCCGGATGCCTTGTGGTTCGCAGACGTTGCGAACGGCTGGTTCACTATCGACCGTCTGATGTTCGTCCGCCTCCTGATGGCGGTTCTCGTGGCGCTCTTCTTCTTGGTGGCAATGCGGAGCCCGAAGCTGGTTCCTTCCGGCCTCCAGAATGTCGCCGAGATTGCTCTTGATTTCGTCCGAGTGCACATCGCCGAAGAAATCCTAGGGAAGAAGGAAGGCCGCCGGTTCCTGCCGGTGCTGGCCACCATGTTCTTCTTGGTTTTTGCGATGAACCTGCCCTCGGTCATTCCGGGACTTAATGTTTCGCCGAACGCGCGTGTGGGCATGCCCTTGGCGCTGGCGATCTTTGGCTACCTCACCTTCATTTACGCCGGTACGAAGCGGTACGGCTTTTTCAAGTATGTGAAGTCTTCGGTGGTCATCCCGAACCTGCCGCCAGCATTGCACCTGCTGGTGGTGCCGCTCGAGTTCTTCTCGACGTTCATTATGCGACCGGCCACGCTGACACTGCGTCTCATGGCCAATATGCTCGCTGGCCACATCATTCTTGTGCTGTTGTTCTCTGCCACGAACTTCTTCTTCTGGCAGCTGAACGGTTGGACGGCACTGTCCGGTGTGACCATTATCGCCGCGGTCGCGTTCACGCTGTTCGAACTCCTGGTCATTTTCCTGCAGGCCTATATTTTCTCCCTGCTTTCGGCCGTGTACATCGAATTGTCGCTGCACGCTGACGAACACTGA
- a CDS encoding ATP synthase F0 subunit C: MNEVILAQDAAGISGSIDTIGYGLATIGPGLGIGILVGKALEGMARQPEMAGQLRTTMFLGIAFVEALALIGLVAGFIL; the protein is encoded by the coding sequence ATGAACGAAGTCATCCTCGCTCAGGACGCCGCTGGTATCTCCGGCTCCATCGACACCATCGGTTACGGCCTTGCAACCATCGGCCCCGGCCTTGGTATCGGCATCCTTGTTGGTAAGGCGCTCGAGGGCATGGCACGCCAGCCCGAGATGGCCGGCCAGCTGCGCACCACCATGTTCCTGGGTATCGCCTTCGTCGAGGCTCTTGCCCTCATCGGTCTGGTCGCTGGCTTCATCCTCTAA
- a CDS encoding F0F1 ATP synthase subunit B, with amino-acid sequence MTNVINYLAAGGGEVLPLEEPINPLLPATYDLVWSVIPLLVVGILFWKFILPKFQEVLTEREDRIKGGIQRAEAAQVEAKAALEKYNAQLAEARAEAAQIREEARDKGKQIIEEMKAQATEESNRIIESGEKQLAAQREQVVAELRREMGQNSINLAERLLGEQLSDAVKRSRTIDSFLSDLDTVNYAGK; translated from the coding sequence ATGACGAACGTCATTAACTACCTCGCGGCGGGAGGCGGTGAGGTCCTTCCCCTGGAAGAGCCGATTAACCCGCTGCTGCCTGCCACGTACGACCTCGTCTGGTCCGTCATTCCGCTCCTCGTCGTCGGCATCCTCTTCTGGAAGTTCATCCTTCCGAAGTTCCAGGAAGTCCTTACCGAGCGTGAGGACCGGATTAAGGGTGGCATTCAGCGGGCTGAAGCTGCACAGGTGGAAGCCAAGGCAGCTCTAGAGAAGTACAATGCCCAGCTCGCGGAGGCACGCGCCGAAGCCGCTCAGATCCGCGAAGAAGCCCGGGACAAGGGCAAGCAGATCATCGAGGAAATGAAGGCCCAGGCCACCGAAGAAAGCAACCGCATCATCGAGTCCGGTGAAAAGCAGCTTGCCGCCCAGCGCGAGCAGGTCGTGGCTGAGCTGCGCCGCGAGATGGGGCAGAATTCGATCAACCTGGCAGAGCGCCTGCTCGGGGAGCAACTCTCCGATGCTGTCAAGCGTTCCCGCACGATCGATAGCTTCCTGTCCGACCTCGACACCGTGAACTACGCAGGAAAGTGA
- a CDS encoding F0F1 ATP synthase subunit delta has product MHAASREALANATRTLDATLSGGTNAVAVAAQTGTELFDVVEVLDGDRALRVAVADNSATPEQRSGLVTAVFGGKVTETTLRTLTDAAAQVWSTPRELRAGLVQLGRRALLRAAEQQNQLAQVEDELFRLSRILDGEKQLTRLLGDRTATPAAKRQLLANVLYGKVNSITETLALQVIGRPDSNPIDDMANLAAAAADINGKAVAHVVSAVALNEVQEQALAQKLGRIYGREMSIHAEVDPSLLGGMVVRVGDEVIDGSTSGKLERLRTHLV; this is encoded by the coding sequence ATGCACGCAGCGAGCCGCGAAGCACTGGCGAACGCAACGCGCACTCTAGACGCCACCTTGTCTGGGGGCACCAATGCAGTCGCTGTCGCCGCACAGACTGGTACTGAACTGTTCGACGTCGTCGAGGTCCTCGACGGTGACCGCGCCCTGCGTGTCGCAGTGGCTGACAACTCAGCCACACCCGAGCAGCGCTCTGGCCTGGTGACGGCAGTCTTTGGTGGGAAGGTTACCGAAACCACCCTCCGTACGCTTACCGACGCCGCGGCCCAGGTCTGGTCCACGCCGCGCGAATTGCGCGCCGGCCTCGTGCAGTTGGGCCGTCGTGCCCTGCTGCGGGCAGCGGAACAGCAGAACCAGTTGGCGCAGGTCGAAGACGAACTCTTCCGCCTGAGCCGCATTCTGGACGGCGAAAAGCAACTCACCCGGTTGCTGGGCGACCGTACTGCTACCCCGGCTGCAAAGCGTCAACTATTGGCCAATGTGCTCTACGGCAAGGTGAATTCCATCACCGAAACCCTAGCGCTCCAAGTTATTGGCCGCCCAGACAGCAACCCCATCGACGACATGGCAAACCTTGCTGCAGCCGCTGCAGATATCAACGGTAAGGCCGTGGCGCATGTGGTGAGCGCTGTTGCGCTGAATGAGGTGCAGGAACAGGCACTGGCCCAGAAGTTGGGCCGCATTTACGGTCGAGAGATGAGCATCCACGCTGAGGTCGATCCCAGCCTCCTCGGTGGAATGGTCGTCCGCGTCGGCGATGAGGTAATCGATGGCAGCACCTCGGGCAAACTCGAGCGACTGCGTACCCACCTTGTTTAA
- the atpA gene encoding F0F1 ATP synthase subunit alpha codes for MAELTISSDEIRSAIANYTSSYSPEASREEVGLVISAADGIAQVTGLPSVMANELLEFPNGVIGVAQNLDTDKIGVVVLGNYETLKEGDEVKRTGEVLSIPVGDAFLGRVINPLGQPIDGLGAIEKEEDRVLELQAPSVLQRQPVGEPMQTGIKAIDAMTPIGRGQRQLIIGDRKTGKTAVCLDTILNQKANWDSGDPTKQVRCIYVAIGQKGSTIAAVRRTLEEHGALDYTTIVAAPASDSAGFKWLAPFAGAALGQHWMYQGKHVLVIYDDLTKQAEAYRAISLLLRRPPGREAYPGDVFYLHSRLLERAAKLSDDMGAGSMTALPIIETKANDVSAFIPTNVISITDGQVFLESDLFNQGVRPAINVGVSVSRVGGAAQTKGMKKVSGSLRLDLAAYRDLEAFAAFASDLDPASKAQLQRGQRLVELLKQPENSPMAVEDQMVSIWLAGEGEFDSVPVEDIRRFEAELHEYLHANAAAVYEQIAGGAAFSEDSQKALLAATTDFKHTFQTTDGSPVINEPEVDPLKESELKKSQITVSRKTAKK; via the coding sequence ATGGCGGAGCTGACGATCTCCTCCGATGAGATCCGTAGCGCGATTGCGAACTACACCTCGAGCTACTCCCCGGAGGCCTCCCGCGAGGAGGTCGGCCTGGTCATTTCGGCAGCTGACGGTATTGCCCAAGTCACGGGCCTCCCGTCGGTTATGGCGAATGAGCTCCTCGAGTTCCCGAACGGCGTCATTGGCGTCGCGCAGAACCTTGACACCGACAAAATCGGTGTGGTGGTGCTGGGTAACTACGAGACTCTGAAAGAGGGCGACGAAGTTAAGCGGACAGGTGAGGTCCTGTCCATCCCGGTCGGAGATGCATTCCTCGGCCGCGTAATTAACCCCCTGGGCCAGCCGATTGACGGCCTGGGTGCTATTGAAAAAGAAGAAGACCGCGTACTGGAATTGCAGGCACCTTCCGTGCTGCAGCGTCAGCCCGTGGGTGAGCCGATGCAGACGGGCATCAAGGCTATCGACGCCATGACCCCCATCGGCCGCGGTCAGCGCCAGCTGATCATCGGTGACCGCAAGACCGGTAAAACCGCGGTCTGCCTGGACACCATCCTTAACCAGAAGGCCAACTGGGATTCCGGTGACCCCACCAAGCAGGTGCGCTGCATCTACGTAGCCATCGGCCAAAAGGGTTCCACCATCGCAGCGGTCCGCCGTACCCTCGAAGAGCACGGCGCACTGGATTACACCACCATCGTGGCTGCCCCAGCCTCTGACTCCGCCGGCTTTAAGTGGTTGGCTCCCTTTGCCGGTGCCGCGCTGGGCCAGCACTGGATGTACCAAGGCAAGCACGTCTTGGTGATCTACGATGACCTGACCAAGCAGGCCGAGGCCTACCGTGCGATCTCCCTGTTGCTGCGCCGCCCGCCGGGACGTGAAGCATACCCCGGTGACGTGTTCTACCTGCACTCTCGCCTCCTAGAACGTGCCGCTAAGCTGTCCGACGACATGGGCGCTGGCTCCATGACCGCACTGCCGATCATTGAGACCAAGGCAAATGACGTCTCCGCGTTCATCCCGACCAACGTGATCTCCATCACCGACGGTCAGGTGTTCCTCGAGTCCGACCTGTTCAACCAGGGTGTTCGCCCCGCAATCAACGTCGGTGTTTCCGTGTCCCGTGTCGGTGGCGCCGCGCAAACCAAGGGCATGAAGAAGGTGTCGGGTTCGCTGCGTCTGGACCTCGCCGCCTACCGTGACCTCGAAGCGTTCGCCGCCTTCGCATCCGACCTGGACCCCGCCTCCAAGGCGCAGCTTCAGCGCGGTCAGCGCCTCGTGGAATTGCTCAAGCAGCCCGAAAACAGCCCGATGGCTGTGGAAGACCAGATGGTTTCCATCTGGCTCGCCGGCGAAGGTGAATTCGACTCCGTTCCCGTCGAAGACATCCGTCGCTTCGAAGCCGAGCTGCACGAGTACCTGCATGCAAACGCTGCCGCCGTGTACGAGCAAATCGCAGGCGGTGCCGCGTTCTCTGAGGATTCCCAGAAGGCGTTGCTGGCGGCCACCACCGATTTCAAGCACACCTTCCAGACCACGGACGGTTCCCCGGTGATCAACGAGCCCGAGGTGGACCCGTTGAAGGAATCGGAGCTGAAGAAGTCTCAGATCACGGTTTCCCGTAAGACCGCCAAGAAGTAG
- a CDS encoding F0F1 ATP synthase subunit gamma has protein sequence MASLRELRNRIKSVNSTKKITKAQELIATSRITKAQARVEASLPYANEIHDVIERLASASSLDHPMLRERENANRAAILVVTSDRGMAGGYNYNVFKKTTELKNLLEEKGYDVVLYVAGNKGVGYYKFRGEEIVGQWTGFSQDPSYKETHDLRRHLIDAFVAGSSGTAQYRDGLNVEEGEPVQGIDQLHVVYTEFESMLTQTARAHQVLPIEPVIELDEMEMGDGILDDKGEVSADYEFEPDADTLLAALLPQYISRTLYAMLLEAAASESASRRNAMKSATDNATALVKDLSRVANQARQAQITQEITEIVGGAGALAESGESD, from the coding sequence GTGGCAAGTCTTCGCGAATTGCGTAACCGCATCAAGTCGGTGAACTCAACCAAGAAGATCACCAAAGCCCAGGAACTGATCGCCACCTCGCGAATCACCAAGGCCCAGGCGCGGGTTGAGGCTTCGCTTCCGTACGCCAACGAGATCCACGATGTGATCGAACGTTTGGCGTCCGCAAGCTCCCTCGATCACCCGATGCTTCGCGAGCGGGAAAACGCTAACCGCGCCGCAATCCTGGTGGTTACGAGCGACCGTGGTATGGCTGGTGGCTACAACTACAACGTCTTTAAGAAGACCACCGAGCTGAAAAACCTCCTTGAGGAAAAAGGCTACGACGTTGTCCTCTACGTCGCCGGAAACAAGGGCGTCGGCTACTACAAGTTCCGCGGTGAGGAAATCGTGGGGCAGTGGACCGGCTTCTCCCAAGACCCGAGCTACAAAGAGACGCATGACTTGCGCCGCCACCTCATCGACGCCTTCGTTGCAGGCTCCTCCGGTACCGCACAGTACCGCGACGGCCTCAATGTGGAAGAAGGCGAACCGGTGCAAGGAATCGACCAGCTTCACGTGGTGTACACCGAGTTTGAGTCCATGCTGACCCAAACCGCGCGTGCCCACCAGGTGCTCCCCATCGAGCCGGTCATCGAGCTCGATGAGATGGAAATGGGCGACGGCATCCTCGACGACAAGGGTGAAGTATCTGCGGACTACGAGTTCGAACCAGATGCAGATACCCTGCTCGCCGCGCTGCTGCCGCAGTACATTTCCCGCACCCTCTATGCCATGTTGCTGGAGGCTGCCGCTTCGGAATCCGCATCACGTCGCAACGCTATGAAGTCCGCAACCGATAACGCGACCGCGTTGGTCAAGGACCTGTCTCGTGTGGCCAACCAGGCCCGCCAGGCACAGATTACCCAGGAAATCACAGAGATCGTCGGTGGCGCCGGTGCGCTCGCCGAAAGCGGAGAAAGTGACTAG
- the atpD gene encoding F0F1 ATP synthase subunit beta, translated as MTTALNEQNAQSAVGAGRVVRVIGPVVDVEFPRGELPALFNALTVEVTLEAVAKTITLEVAQHLGDNLVRAISMAPTDGLVRGAVVVDSGQPISVPVGDVVKGHVFNALGDCLDEPGLGRDGEQWGIHRDPPPFDQLEGKTEILETGIKVIDLLTPYVKGGKIGLFGGAGVGKTVLIQEMITRIAREFSGTSVFAGVGERTREGTDLFLEMEEMGVLQDTALVFGQMDEPPGVRMRVALSGLTMAEYFRDVQHQDVLLFIDNIFRFTQAGSEVSTLLGRMPSAVGYQPTLADEMGILQERITSTKGKSITSLQAVYVPADDYTDPAPATTFAHLDATTELDRGIASKGIYPAVNPLTSTSRILEPGIVGERHYNVAQRVIHILQKNKELQDIIAILGMDELSEEDKITVQRARRLERFLGQNFFVAEKFTGIPGSYVPLEHTIEAFERICNGDFDHYPEQAFNGLGGLDDVEAAYKKMTGK; from the coding sequence ATGACTACAGCTCTCAATGAGCAGAACGCACAGTCGGCGGTAGGCGCCGGCCGTGTCGTGCGTGTCATCGGTCCGGTCGTCGACGTGGAATTCCCGCGCGGCGAGCTGCCGGCCCTGTTTAACGCATTGACTGTCGAGGTCACCCTCGAAGCAGTCGCCAAAACCATTACCCTCGAAGTTGCACAGCACCTTGGCGATAACCTCGTGCGCGCCATCTCCATGGCACCCACCGATGGTCTTGTCCGTGGCGCCGTGGTCGTGGACTCCGGCCAGCCGATCTCCGTTCCGGTCGGCGACGTAGTCAAGGGCCACGTCTTCAACGCGCTGGGTGATTGCCTCGACGAGCCCGGCCTGGGCCGCGACGGTGAGCAGTGGGGCATCCACCGCGATCCGCCGCCGTTCGACCAGCTCGAAGGCAAGACCGAAATCCTCGAAACGGGTATTAAGGTCATCGATTTGCTCACCCCCTATGTGAAGGGCGGCAAGATTGGTCTGTTCGGTGGTGCCGGTGTGGGCAAGACCGTGCTGATCCAGGAGATGATCACCCGTATCGCCCGCGAGTTCTCCGGCACCTCGGTGTTCGCTGGCGTGGGCGAGCGTACCCGTGAAGGCACCGACCTCTTCCTCGAAATGGAAGAGATGGGCGTGCTGCAAGACACCGCGCTGGTGTTCGGCCAGATGGACGAGCCGCCGGGAGTTCGTATGCGCGTCGCCCTGTCCGGCCTGACCATGGCCGAGTACTTCCGCGACGTGCAGCACCAGGACGTGCTGTTGTTCATCGACAATATCTTCCGTTTCACCCAGGCCGGTTCCGAGGTATCCACGCTGCTGGGCCGCATGCCCTCCGCCGTGGGTTACCAGCCGACGCTGGCCGATGAGATGGGTATCCTGCAGGAGCGCATTACCTCCACCAAGGGTAAGTCCATTACCTCCCTGCAGGCCGTGTACGTTCCCGCCGACGACTACACCGACCCCGCGCCGGCCACCACCTTCGCGCACCTCGACGCCACCACCGAATTGGACCGTGGCATCGCCTCGAAGGGTATTTACCCGGCCGTGAACCCGCTGACCTCCACCTCTCGTATCCTCGAGCCGGGCATCGTCGGCGAGCGTCACTACAATGTTGCGCAGCGCGTGATCCACATTCTGCAGAAGAATAAGGAACTCCAGGACATCATCGCCATCCTCGGTATGGACGAGCTGTCTGAAGAGGACAAGATCACCGTGCAGCGCGCCCGCCGCCTGGAGCGCTTCCTTGGCCAGAACTTCTTCGTCGCGGAAAAGTTCACCGGCATCCCCGGGTCCTATGTCCCGCTGGAGCACACCATCGAAGCTTTCGAGCGTATCTGCAATGGCGATTTCGACCACTACCCAGAGCAGGCGTTCAACGGCCTGGGTGGTTTGGACGATGTTGAGGCCGCCTACAAGAAGATGACTGGAAAGTAA
- a CDS encoding F0F1 ATP synthase subunit epsilon, which produces MAEITAELVSVERLLWSGKATIVTAQTTEGEIGVLPGHEPMLGQLAENGVVVIRPVDGDKLVAAAPGGFLSVSKDKVTILAHYAVWASEVDTAAAEANLNSDDPEIKARAEAELRALRRDKEA; this is translated from the coding sequence ATGGCTGAAATCACCGCTGAACTGGTCTCTGTGGAACGTCTGTTGTGGTCCGGCAAGGCCACCATCGTTACGGCCCAGACCACCGAGGGTGAGATCGGCGTGCTGCCCGGCCACGAGCCCATGCTCGGCCAATTGGCCGAAAACGGCGTAGTGGTGATCCGTCCCGTCGACGGCGACAAGCTCGTCGCCGCCGCTCCGGGTGGTTTCCTGTCCGTTTCCAAGGACAAGGTGACCATTCTGGCCCACTATGCCGTGTGGGCCAGTGAAGTGGATACTGCTGCAGCTGAGGCTAATCTGAACTCGGACGATCCCGAGATTAAGGCCCGCGCCGAAGCTGAACTGCGCGCATTACGCCGCGATAAGGAGGCCTAA
- a CDS encoding DUF2550 domain-containing protein — MYVEFIWYGLAIVAWTVVMLAVWRFYMLRSSGSLVILRSMPAHGAHGWRHGLIRYNGSCVEYYKLRSLSPVATIAISRQHTQLVNSRQPTTNEGEFMEPGTKIVNIVVGDTEYEIAMDARSEMAFTAWLESAPSLRLERVDPREAIRHLTQKRNAT; from the coding sequence GTGTACGTGGAATTTATCTGGTACGGCCTCGCTATTGTGGCCTGGACGGTGGTGATGCTCGCCGTATGGCGCTTCTACATGTTGCGCAGCAGCGGGAGCCTGGTCATTCTGCGCAGTATGCCTGCTCACGGCGCGCATGGTTGGCGTCACGGGTTGATCCGCTATAACGGTTCCTGTGTGGAGTATTACAAGCTGAGATCATTGTCACCTGTGGCCACCATCGCAATTAGCCGTCAACACACCCAGCTGGTCAATAGCCGCCAGCCCACCACCAATGAGGGTGAGTTTATGGAGCCTGGCACGAAGATCGTCAATATTGTCGTGGGGGATACCGAATATGAGATCGCCATGGACGCGCGCAGCGAAATGGCGTTTACCGCGTGGTTAGAGTCTGCGCCGAGTTTACGGTTGGAGCGGGTTGATCCGCGGGAGGCGATTCGCCACCTCACCCAAAAGCGAAATGCTACATAA
- the nucS gene encoding endonuclease NucS: MRLVIARCSVDYVGRLEAHLPMADRLLMVKADGSVSIHADDRAYKPLNWMTPPCTLSEQEIRNEDGEALGVRLWVVENKKGEQLRITIEAVHSDFYYDFGEDPGLVKDGVEAHLQELLADHIETLGDGYSLIRREYPTPIGPVDILCRDAAGATVAVEIKRRGGIDGVEQLSRYLELLNRDELLSPVQGVFAAQEIKPQARTLAEDRGIRCVTLDYQALRGIESNELRLF, translated from the coding sequence ATGCGTCTCGTCATTGCTCGGTGTTCTGTTGATTATGTTGGCCGTCTGGAAGCTCATTTGCCCATGGCGGACCGGCTGCTCATGGTCAAAGCTGATGGTTCCGTTTCCATCCATGCGGACGATCGCGCCTACAAGCCGCTGAATTGGATGACGCCGCCGTGCACCCTTAGTGAGCAGGAGATCCGCAACGAGGACGGTGAGGCGCTGGGGGTCCGTCTGTGGGTGGTGGAAAACAAAAAGGGGGAGCAGCTTCGCATCACCATCGAGGCCGTGCATTCGGATTTCTATTACGATTTCGGCGAGGACCCAGGCCTGGTCAAGGACGGTGTGGAGGCGCACCTGCAGGAATTGCTCGCCGACCATATTGAAACTTTGGGCGATGGTTATAGCCTGATCCGCCGCGAGTATCCCACGCCGATTGGCCCGGTTGATATTTTGTGTCGCGACGCCGCGGGGGCGACGGTTGCGGTGGAAATCAAGCGCCGCGGCGGCATCGACGGCGTCGAACAGTTGTCTCGCTACCTTGAGCTATTGAATCGCGATGAGCTGCTTAGCCCCGTGCAAGGCGTGTTTGCAGCCCAGGAAATCAAGCCGCAGGCCCGCACCCTCGCCGAGGACCGGGGGATTCGCTGCGTCACTTTGGATTATCAGGCGTTGCGCGGCATCGAGTCGAACGAGCTTAGGTTGTTTTAA
- the mce gene encoding methylmalonyl-CoA epimerase, protein MSDFSSIEIPHEYVTCLDHVGIAVPDLDAAVEFYRSNFGWVNHHQETNEEQGVVEAMIGPKDATERDGLIQLLAPLNEDSTIAKFIDKKGPGLQQMCVRTNDIDALSEHLRGLGTRLLYPEPKTGTGGARINFVHPKDAGGVLLEITQPAD, encoded by the coding sequence ATGAGCGATTTTTCCAGTATTGAGATTCCCCACGAGTACGTTACCTGCCTCGACCACGTAGGCATCGCCGTTCCGGATCTCGACGCCGCGGTCGAATTCTACCGCTCCAACTTCGGCTGGGTAAACCACCACCAGGAAACCAACGAAGAACAAGGCGTGGTTGAGGCCATGATCGGGCCGAAAGACGCCACCGAGCGCGACGGCCTCATTCAGCTGCTGGCACCGCTGAATGAAGACTCCACCATTGCGAAGTTCATTGATAAAAAGGGCCCCGGCCTCCAACAAATGTGCGTACGCACCAACGATATCGACGCACTCAGCGAACACCTGCGCGGATTGGGCACGCGCCTGCTGTACCCCGAACCCAAGACAGGCACCGGCGGCGCCCGCATTAACTTCGTGCACCCCAAGGACGCCGGCGGCGTGCTCCTGGAAATCACCCAGCCCGCAGACTAG
- a CDS encoding thiamine-binding protein codes for MIVAFSVAPTEVPNAHAEMSEAVAAAVRVVRDSGLPNETNAMFTLIEGEWEEVMDVVHRATEAVLAVSPRVSLVLKADIRPGYTGQLTQKVASLERHL; via the coding sequence ATGATCGTAGCTTTTTCTGTTGCCCCGACCGAAGTTCCGAACGCCCATGCGGAGATGTCCGAGGCCGTTGCGGCGGCCGTGCGCGTGGTGCGTGACTCGGGTTTGCCGAACGAAACCAATGCCATGTTTACGCTGATCGAGGGGGAGTGGGAGGAGGTTATGGACGTTGTGCACCGCGCCACGGAAGCAGTCCTGGCCGTCTCCCCGCGCGTGAGCCTGGTGCTGAAGGCGGATATTCGCCCAGGTTATACGGGCCAGCTCACGCAAAAGGTAGCATCTTTAGAGCGCCACCTCTAG
- a CDS encoding tetratricopeptide repeat protein, which produces MTTPDRFVGGAIDLGEVKARAEARAQRAPEGGLPPVLTVTVENFEEEVLRRSLQVPVVVQVGSARSEQSEQLRADLSTLASQAGLHWIFAYVDADTTPEIAQAFGVTGVPTVLALAEGRPLADFQGGQPMEALQQWTAAVVAAVAGKLTGLPAGTVAADGSAARSAAAPDPRFDAATDALNAGDFAAAVAVYDDILAHEPANAEAKAARLQAIFLGRLAQTPRSIDTITVADQDPQDVDKQLAAADLQVAEGNIEAAFARLIACLPRDKERVRARLLELFALFEPTDPRVVAARGRMASVLF; this is translated from the coding sequence GTGACTACTCCCGATCGTTTCGTCGGTGGTGCCATTGATCTCGGGGAGGTGAAAGCGCGTGCGGAAGCCCGAGCGCAGCGGGCGCCGGAGGGGGGTTTGCCGCCGGTGCTGACAGTCACCGTGGAGAACTTTGAGGAGGAAGTGCTGCGCCGCTCGTTGCAGGTTCCGGTGGTGGTGCAGGTCGGTTCCGCGCGCAGCGAGCAATCCGAGCAATTGCGGGCGGATCTTTCCACCTTGGCTTCGCAAGCGGGTTTGCATTGGATTTTTGCGTATGTGGATGCGGACACCACTCCGGAGATTGCACAGGCGTTCGGGGTTACGGGGGTGCCGACGGTGCTCGCCCTTGCGGAGGGGCGTCCTCTCGCCGATTTCCAGGGTGGCCAGCCCATGGAGGCGTTGCAACAGTGGACGGCCGCCGTGGTTGCCGCGGTGGCGGGTAAATTGACCGGGCTGCCCGCGGGTACGGTTGCCGCCGATGGTAGTGCCGCCCGTTCTGCCGCCGCACCGGACCCGCGTTTCGACGCCGCGACTGACGCACTCAATGCGGGCGACTTTGCCGCCGCCGTGGCGGTCTATGACGATATCTTGGCCCACGAACCCGCAAACGCCGAGGCCAAGGCCGCCCGGTTGCAGGCGATCTTCTTGGGTAGGTTGGCGCAGACCCCGCGCAGCATCGATACCATTACGGTGGCGGATCAGGATCCCCAGGACGTGGACAAGCAATTGGCGGCGGCGGATCTGCAGGTTGCCGAGGGCAATATTGAGGCCGCGTTTGCGCGCCTGATCGCCTGCCTGCCCCGCGATAAGGAGCGAGTGCGAGCGCGGTTGCTGGAGCTATTTGCGTTGTTTGAGCCGACGGATCCGCGCGTTGTGGCGGCGCGTGGTCGGATGGCGAGCGTGCTGTTTTGA
- a CDS encoding CPBP family intramembrane glutamic endopeptidase, which translates to MRPVTGLDLARMFGLGFVVPSAVTVAGLITYLLIHSIAVALLGAGIGLALIVFVVWDFRRRGWTLRDFGFIPLGRRGWHLVWQAPVLLLVSLLLAAAIGAAVGVEPTSDQQNGLQELVPDSYMLLGFVVLSFIVVIAGPIWEEIVFRRFLMGWLDKRLNIPAISIGASALVFALVHMAPPVMIWTFLLGIWCAILVRWHGSLWASVIFHSFNNLLVTIGMGVAMFA; encoded by the coding sequence ATGCGACCAGTCACCGGGCTAGACCTCGCCCGTATGTTTGGTCTTGGGTTTGTGGTGCCCTCCGCGGTCACCGTGGCGGGCCTGATCACATACCTGCTTATACATTCGATCGCCGTGGCGCTTTTGGGTGCCGGGATCGGATTGGCGCTGATCGTGTTTGTGGTGTGGGATTTCCGGCGCCGCGGCTGGACGCTGCGCGATTTCGGTTTTATCCCGCTGGGCCGGCGCGGTTGGCACCTTGTGTGGCAGGCCCCCGTGCTGCTGTTGGTTTCGCTGCTGCTTGCGGCCGCCATCGGTGCGGCGGTGGGCGTGGAGCCGACGAGCGACCAGCAGAACGGATTGCAAGAGCTCGTGCCCGATAGCTATATGCTGCTGGGCTTCGTGGTGCTCTCGTTTATCGTCGTGATCGCGGGCCCGATATGGGAGGAAATCGTGTTTCGGCGTTTCCTTATGGGGTGGCTGGATAAGCGGTTGAACATACCCGCGATTTCCATCGGGGCAAGCGCACTGGTGTTCGCCCTTGTGCACATGGCCCCGCCCGTGATGATCTGGACGTTTCTGCTGGGAATCTGGTGCGCCATATTGGTCCGCTGGCACGGCTCGCTATGGGCCAGCGTGATCTTCCACAGCTTTAATAACCTGCTGGTCACCATCGGCATGGGCGTGGCCATGTTCGCCTAA